In the Ensifer adhaerens genome, one interval contains:
- a CDS encoding TetR/AcrR family transcriptional regulator, with the protein MIDEKRPRGRPRDVTKRTAVLDAARTLFLTRGPEATLDEVAALAGVAKATLYANFEDKDRLVEEVIRREANATILDDEFESIKEAEISAALISFGIRYVEFINSRDLLGWDRLIASISNRSDLARRVFDIGPGRAQRLLNQLIANAASRGDLNVEDVERAADELTGLWLGFVNLEVKLGVRPPLTTDEIQQRVMRGVSIFLTTYRA; encoded by the coding sequence ATGATTGACGAGAAACGCCCCCGAGGTCGGCCACGGGACGTTACGAAACGGACCGCTGTTCTAGATGCCGCGCGAACACTCTTCTTGACGAGAGGACCCGAAGCGACACTTGATGAGGTGGCAGCGTTGGCAGGGGTCGCGAAGGCGACCCTTTACGCAAATTTCGAGGACAAAGACAGGCTAGTTGAAGAAGTCATCCGGCGTGAAGCAAATGCGACAATTCTGGACGACGAATTCGAATCCATCAAAGAAGCGGAGATATCGGCTGCGCTGATTTCGTTTGGCATCCGTTACGTGGAATTTATCAACAGCCGTGACCTTCTTGGATGGGATAGGTTGATCGCCTCGATTTCAAACCGCTCTGATCTCGCGAGACGGGTTTTCGATATCGGTCCCGGTCGAGCGCAGCGGCTTCTCAATCAGCTGATTGCGAATGCCGCTAGCCGGGGCGATCTAAATGTCGAAGACGTTGAAAGAGCAGCCGACGAACTGACAGGCCTTTGGCTCGGTTTCGTGAACCTGGAGGTCAAGTTGGGCGTACGCCCACCTCTTACGACCGACGAAATTCAGCAGAGAGTCATGCGCGGGGTGTCGATCTTCCTAACGACTTACCGGGCATAA
- a CDS encoding ABC transporter ATP-binding protein: MPTSSAPREHLKLEGIGVSFGAVNVIPSLDLSVRKGEMVAFLGPSGCGKTTTLRIIAGLNNPSRGRIMVGGRDITRLPIHDRDMGMVFQSYALFPHMNVSKNVQFGLQMRGMPAREAEKRAAEALEMVQLGHLAHRKPKELSGGQQQRVALARALVVEPSILLLDEPLSNLDAKLRDEMRVQIRTLQQQSGITAVFVTHDQVEALSMCDRVVVMRNGHIEQFGTPTEVYERPATAFVANFVGRTNRLKGMITAEGTLAAAGQQLHSAAKLAPGSVEVLVRPHRIHLQEANGTDNKVQGSVSNITFVGDLVQYGVRVGDEEFVVEEATRRGRNALAAGDRVTLNWSAEDTLVYPVGGQ; encoded by the coding sequence ATGCCCACGTCGTCCGCTCCTCGAGAGCATCTCAAACTGGAGGGAATTGGTGTCAGTTTCGGCGCCGTCAACGTGATCCCTTCGCTCGATCTTTCGGTCCGCAAGGGCGAAATGGTTGCCTTCCTCGGACCTTCGGGATGCGGGAAGACGACGACACTCCGGATCATCGCCGGACTCAACAATCCCTCCCGAGGCCGCATCATGGTGGGAGGGCGCGATATCACGCGCCTTCCCATCCACGACCGAGATATGGGCATGGTCTTCCAGAGCTACGCGCTCTTCCCGCACATGAATGTGTCAAAGAATGTGCAATTCGGACTGCAAATGCGGGGCATGCCGGCCCGCGAGGCGGAGAAACGGGCAGCGGAAGCGCTCGAAATGGTCCAACTTGGCCACCTCGCCCATAGGAAGCCGAAAGAACTGTCGGGCGGCCAGCAACAGCGCGTCGCATTGGCTCGAGCTCTTGTGGTCGAACCATCGATCCTGCTCCTCGACGAGCCGCTGTCCAATCTCGACGCGAAGCTGCGCGATGAGATGCGCGTGCAGATCCGTACCCTTCAACAGCAGAGCGGGATCACCGCCGTCTTCGTGACCCACGATCAGGTCGAGGCTCTCTCGATGTGCGACCGGGTTGTGGTCATGCGCAACGGCCATATCGAGCAGTTCGGCACTCCGACGGAGGTATATGAACGTCCGGCAACGGCCTTCGTCGCCAATTTCGTGGGTCGTACGAACCGCCTCAAAGGTATGATCACTGCCGAGGGCACATTGGCGGCTGCGGGCCAGCAGCTCCACTCCGCAGCCAAGCTTGCGCCTGGCTCGGTGGAGGTTCTCGTTCGCCCGCATCGCATCCATCTCCAGGAGGCCAACGGTACGGACAACAAGGTCCAGGGGAGCGTATCGAACATCACATTCGTCGGAGATCTCGTACAATATGGCGTGCGCGTCGGGGACGAAGAGTTTGTCGTCGAAGAAGCCACCCGGCGCGGCCGAAATGCTCTCGCCGCCGGCGACCGCGTCACCCTCAACTGGTCGGCAGAAGACACGCTCGTCTATCCGGTGGGCGGCCAATGA
- a CDS encoding acyl-CoA synthetase, translated as MASREYQTVLQSFDWKEARAALGWNEDRTVSLGDALVDRHANSGRTALISASIDGTETQMTFAELANASNQFANLLTRMGIGPGDRVAGLMPRGPEVFITILGTLKAGAIYVPIFTGFGPDAVGYRLEQSQAKLLITDLEYYDRIPGDASVKRIVVAPANSEPAGTFNFQTALEEEEPIFTPVLRERDDPAAIIYTSGSTGQPKGGTLAVNFLAAINPYIVYGLGLTPSDILWSTGDPGWGYGFVCYLGALAMGATVLTVRQNPSAEQCLAVIDRYDVTNLATTPTLLRSIMLLPHEKFGAKKLKLRAISSCGEPLNAKVIDAFRQALDITPMDHFGATEYALPIGNYNAIPMEVKAGSMGLPSPGYRMAIIDEQGNELPVGEVGFIAKRADADCRYWLKYWNDPAASSALLIEGWIVTRDLGRIDEEGYFWFEGRADDMIKSSGYRIGPFEVESALLKHPAVAEAAVIGQPDEMRGQIVKAFVVLRDGFTGTDELSEELVTTVKTNVGRHQFPRVIQYVDSLPKTETGKIQRFQLRARAS; from the coding sequence ATGGCCTCCAGAGAATATCAAACCGTTCTCCAGTCCTTCGACTGGAAAGAGGCTCGAGCGGCGCTTGGTTGGAACGAAGATCGCACGGTTTCTCTCGGCGATGCTCTCGTTGACCGTCATGCGAACAGCGGTCGGACGGCGCTCATTTCCGCTTCCATCGACGGGACTGAGACACAAATGACGTTTGCCGAATTGGCAAATGCTAGCAACCAGTTTGCCAATCTCCTCACTCGGATGGGCATCGGACCTGGAGACAGGGTCGCCGGTCTTATGCCTCGTGGACCGGAAGTATTCATAACTATTCTCGGAACGCTTAAAGCCGGTGCCATCTACGTCCCCATATTTACGGGCTTCGGTCCGGACGCGGTCGGCTACCGTCTCGAGCAATCTCAAGCGAAACTGCTGATTACCGATCTCGAGTATTACGACCGCATCCCCGGCGATGCCTCGGTAAAAAGGATCGTGGTCGCTCCCGCCAATAGCGAACCGGCAGGCACTTTCAACTTCCAGACCGCGTTGGAAGAGGAGGAGCCAATCTTTACGCCGGTTTTGCGCGAAAGAGATGACCCCGCAGCAATCATTTACACCTCAGGTTCGACCGGACAACCCAAGGGAGGAACGCTTGCTGTCAATTTCTTGGCCGCGATCAATCCATATATCGTATATGGTCTAGGCCTCACCCCGAGCGACATCCTGTGGTCCACCGGCGATCCAGGCTGGGGTTATGGTTTCGTCTGCTACCTTGGCGCACTCGCAATGGGCGCTACTGTCCTCACGGTTAGGCAGAACCCCTCGGCGGAGCAATGCCTCGCGGTCATCGATCGCTACGACGTCACGAACCTGGCTACGACGCCAACGTTGTTGCGCAGCATCATGTTGCTCCCCCACGAGAAGTTTGGGGCGAAGAAGCTGAAGTTGAGGGCGATTTCTAGCTGTGGCGAACCGCTGAACGCAAAAGTTATCGACGCCTTCCGCCAGGCACTTGATATTACCCCAATGGATCATTTCGGAGCCACCGAATACGCTCTACCCATCGGCAATTACAATGCCATCCCGATGGAAGTCAAAGCAGGATCTATGGGGCTTCCCTCACCCGGCTATCGCATGGCGATTATTGACGAGCAAGGCAATGAACTTCCCGTCGGCGAAGTCGGTTTCATAGCTAAGCGAGCCGATGCCGACTGCCGGTATTGGCTAAAATATTGGAACGACCCTGCTGCCAGCAGCGCTTTGCTTATTGAAGGCTGGATTGTCACACGAGATCTCGGTCGCATTGATGAAGAGGGATACTTCTGGTTCGAAGGGCGAGCCGACGACATGATCAAGAGCTCGGGCTACCGCATCGGCCCATTCGAGGTCGAGAGTGCATTGCTCAAGCATCCAGCGGTGGCTGAAGCTGCCGTCATCGGTCAACCCGATGAAATGCGGGGGCAGATCGTCAAAGCATTCGTCGTCCTAAGAGACGGATTCACCGGCACCGACGAACTCAGCGAAGAATTGGTCACGACGGTCAAGACGAATGTCGGTCGCCATCAATTCCCGCGCGTTATTCAGTACGTCGATAGCCTTCCGAAAACCGAAACCGGCAAGATTCAGCGCTTCCAGCTCCGTGCGAGGGCATCATGA
- a CDS encoding DoxX family protein has product MDALITSVLTHPHFALAGKIVLTSLFWIAGLFGVFNFNAVVQEMVDVGLPTPQAFAVATIACQLFGSALIITNVAGLGWVGAIALAVFTLLTIPFGHAFWQFEGPKRMHEFQIALEHLTVVGGLALAGILSVKS; this is encoded by the coding sequence ATGGACGCCCTAATCACATCCGTGTTGACGCACCCGCACTTCGCACTCGCCGGTAAGATCGTCTTAACGTCCCTTTTCTGGATCGCCGGTCTGTTCGGAGTGTTCAACTTCAACGCTGTTGTTCAAGAAATGGTCGACGTGGGACTGCCGACGCCACAAGCCTTCGCAGTTGCTACGATCGCCTGCCAGCTCTTCGGATCGGCTCTAATCATTACAAACGTTGCAGGACTCGGTTGGGTAGGCGCCATTGCTCTGGCCGTGTTTACGCTGCTCACCATCCCATTTGGCCACGCGTTCTGGCAGTTCGAAGGCCCTAAACGCATGCATGAATTTCAAATTGCCCTGGAGCACCTTACGGTGGTTGGCGGCTTGGCTCTGGCCGGGATCCTCTCAGTGAAGTCCTGA
- a CDS encoding IclR family transcriptional regulator, with amino-acid sequence MTKSEIDSPLERYFKVLENIALLENGANVQGIAEACAYPIPTTHRLVQNLLSAGLVAGGGAKKMNYQLGNRLVRLLHAGSESAKIAIAVQPILDGLADKIGDTCFLTRLVGHKVVSIAWAAPSGGLRSYVVPGHSLDPNIAASAKAILAFQTPEIIEKALSEPLPKLTEHSKTDRIQIEAEYEGARIRRYATCWSEMESGVGAIAVPVPLPSIGIMYSIGTAGLIDRMLRRTEQQTADILNAAVDAIARGLRLASVRTRETDAVQF; translated from the coding sequence TTGACGAAAAGCGAAATAGACTCGCCGCTTGAGCGGTATTTTAAAGTCTTGGAAAATATAGCCCTTCTGGAAAACGGAGCTAACGTGCAAGGGATTGCCGAAGCTTGCGCGTACCCCATTCCGACGACCCATCGACTTGTTCAGAACTTGCTCTCCGCCGGCCTTGTCGCTGGAGGAGGGGCAAAAAAAATGAACTATCAGCTAGGAAACCGTCTGGTACGTCTCCTCCACGCGGGCAGCGAAAGTGCGAAAATCGCGATCGCGGTGCAGCCGATTCTTGATGGACTGGCGGACAAAATTGGGGATACGTGCTTTCTGACGCGTCTTGTGGGTCACAAGGTTGTTTCAATAGCCTGGGCGGCGCCAAGTGGCGGACTGCGCAGTTACGTGGTTCCAGGACATTCGCTTGACCCTAATATTGCAGCATCCGCTAAAGCGATCTTAGCTTTCCAAACACCGGAAATTATTGAGAAGGCATTATCTGAGCCGCTTCCTAAACTAACGGAACACAGCAAAACGGATCGGATACAAATCGAGGCTGAATATGAGGGGGCTCGTATTCGGCGCTATGCGACGTGCTGGAGTGAGATGGAGAGCGGCGTGGGGGCCATCGCAGTACCTGTGCCTCTGCCCTCAATTGGAATTATGTACAGCATTGGAACCGCCGGTTTGATCGATCGGATGTTAAGACGGACCGAACAGCAAACCGCGGATATACTGAATGCCGCGGTCGATGCTATTGCACGGGGTCTTAGATTGGCCTCGGTGAGGACTCGCGAAACGGACGCGGTGCAATTCTGA
- a CDS encoding ABC transporter substrate-binding protein — MFIGTRHFWRAASSLFAAAPLLLTSAFYVHADEPGVDQQAIKIGILGSLTGPAAVFGTGNLAGATLAFEEANASGGINGRKLEWVSLDDESSPPKGIVAYKRLVDQENVFAIFGPSSSAVGQALVPTFKSTGTPTFATIFSTPAVTEPPIDNVFRSGTMSDSQAGQAIADYVIDHLGAKSVALIRQSDEYGRHGGDSVVEELAHRKIPLASEEQFNVTDTDFTSQLTRIAQTTPDVLVVYGFPNPSAIITRQAKQLGLTATIMGSNAAGSRKYPDIVGEAAAGTHNVVTLKTLPESTEGEAAEFSSKFAARFPDLARQGRPDLADVLAYGGAHVFLEGLRRAGDTPTQRGFISALETIENFEAPFILPTTYGKGIREGNQAARVVEIQPDLSRKLLPVVLTAPKENSQ, encoded by the coding sequence ATGTTTATTGGAACACGCCATTTTTGGCGTGCGGCCTCGTCGTTGTTTGCGGCCGCACCCCTGCTGTTGACATCCGCATTTTACGTACATGCCGACGAACCCGGAGTGGATCAGCAAGCCATTAAAATTGGCATTCTGGGCAGCTTAACTGGACCGGCTGCTGTATTTGGCACGGGGAACCTGGCGGGAGCGACCCTCGCTTTCGAGGAAGCGAATGCCTCTGGCGGCATCAATGGACGGAAGCTGGAATGGGTATCGCTGGACGACGAGTCCTCGCCACCAAAAGGGATCGTTGCTTACAAGCGCCTCGTCGACCAGGAAAATGTATTCGCCATTTTCGGGCCATCGTCGAGTGCGGTAGGCCAAGCGCTTGTACCGACGTTCAAAAGCACCGGGACACCGACTTTTGCAACGATTTTCTCTACTCCAGCTGTCACAGAACCGCCGATCGACAACGTCTTTCGTTCCGGAACGATGAGTGATAGCCAAGCTGGTCAAGCAATAGCCGACTATGTGATTGATCATCTGGGCGCGAAGTCTGTCGCTCTAATCCGCCAATCCGATGAATACGGCCGACACGGCGGCGACAGCGTGGTCGAGGAGCTCGCCCATCGGAAGATTCCGTTGGCAAGCGAGGAGCAGTTTAACGTCACCGACACTGACTTCACTTCGCAACTAACCCGCATCGCTCAAACCACGCCAGACGTCCTGGTGGTCTACGGATTCCCGAATCCGTCCGCAATCATCACGCGTCAGGCGAAGCAACTTGGGCTCACAGCAACAATTATGGGGTCCAATGCTGCAGGCAGCAGGAAGTATCCCGATATTGTTGGTGAAGCTGCTGCGGGGACCCACAACGTAGTAACTTTGAAGACGCTTCCCGAAAGCACCGAGGGTGAAGCAGCCGAGTTCTCCTCCAAATTTGCCGCGCGCTTTCCTGACCTCGCCCGTCAAGGACGACCGGATCTTGCCGACGTGCTGGCATATGGCGGCGCCCACGTCTTCTTGGAGGGGCTAAGGCGTGCAGGCGACACTCCCACGCAACGCGGATTCATCTCCGCCTTGGAAACCATCGAAAACTTCGAGGCGCCATTCATTTTGCCAACGACGTACGGCAAGGGAATCCGCGAGGGTAACCAAGCCGCCCGAGTGGTTGAAATCCAGCCCGACCTAAGCCGCAAGCTCCTTCCAGTGGTCCTGACGGCACCTAAGGAAAACTCACAATAA
- a CDS encoding carbon-nitrogen hydrolase family protein yields MKISVVQMNSGPDKAKNLDDAERMVRTVTAEETPDLVVLPEYFAFLGEGRDAVHGSGESFPEGATYKRFSALAKELGVTLHCGSMVEKAGNNHYNATVVFGPAGNEIAKYRKIHLFDVDAPGGVSFRESDTIGRGEDVVTYKVGETTVGCAICYDIRFPELFRALRDKGADVIVLPAAFTLMTGKDHWEVLARARAIETQTYFVAVGQAGAHAEGRKWCWGHSMVIDPWGHMVAQCSDGTGAATAKLDLSRIGDVRRAIPVAQHHVL; encoded by the coding sequence ATGAAGATAAGTGTTGTGCAAATGAATTCCGGCCCCGACAAGGCCAAGAACCTCGATGACGCAGAGCGCATGGTGCGGACGGTGACGGCAGAGGAAACGCCGGACCTCGTGGTGTTGCCGGAGTATTTCGCCTTTCTCGGCGAAGGACGCGATGCCGTCCATGGCAGTGGGGAGAGCTTTCCTGAGGGCGCGACCTATAAGCGATTCAGCGCGCTCGCGAAAGAACTCGGCGTAACCCTCCATTGCGGATCCATGGTCGAGAAGGCGGGTAACAACCACTACAACGCCACCGTGGTGTTCGGTCCCGCCGGCAACGAAATCGCCAAGTACCGCAAGATCCATCTTTTCGACGTCGACGCGCCTGGCGGCGTCTCTTTTCGTGAGTCTGATACCATCGGCCGCGGCGAGGATGTGGTGACCTACAAAGTTGGTGAGACGACCGTCGGCTGCGCCATCTGCTACGATATCCGTTTCCCCGAACTGTTCCGGGCACTCCGCGACAAGGGCGCTGACGTCATCGTGCTTCCCGCCGCTTTCACGCTGATGACCGGCAAGGACCATTGGGAAGTGCTCGCCCGCGCCCGCGCCATCGAAACGCAGACTTATTTCGTCGCCGTCGGCCAGGCCGGTGCCCATGCTGAGGGCAGGAAGTGGTGCTGGGGCCACTCGATGGTGATCGATCCCTGGGGCCACATGGTCGCGCAATGTTCCGATGGCACCGGCGCTGCCACGGCCAAGCTCGACCTCAGCCGCATCGGCGACGTGCGCCGTGCCATCCCTGTCGCCCAGCACCACGTTCTCTGA
- a CDS encoding MaoC family dehydratase: METQLFGDDFAVGDVFEGIPHEIGDEQFNMFAQLTGDNHPIHYDDAFAAKTRFGKRLAHGLLLVSMTALGATPMSARLEDALVAFVDQEFRFLRPVFINDVLKSRFEVISVIPKAANTKSLVRFKVELINSRSEIVVEGHHTYLLHCRLPLQKERTI; the protein is encoded by the coding sequence ATGGAAACGCAGCTATTCGGAGACGACTTCGCAGTCGGAGACGTCTTCGAAGGTATTCCACACGAGATTGGCGACGAGCAGTTCAACATGTTCGCACAGCTAACCGGCGACAATCATCCGATCCACTATGACGACGCCTTCGCCGCGAAAACTCGTTTTGGAAAGCGCTTGGCCCACGGACTGTTGCTCGTCTCGATGACGGCACTCGGCGCGACTCCGATGTCAGCCCGTCTAGAAGACGCACTCGTCGCGTTCGTTGATCAAGAGTTTCGGTTTCTAAGACCGGTCTTCATCAACGACGTACTCAAAAGCCGGTTCGAAGTGATCTCGGTCATCCCGAAAGCGGCCAACACGAAGTCATTGGTGCGCTTCAAAGTTGAGCTGATCAACTCTCGCTCCGAAATCGTGGTGGAAGGCCACCACACATATCTCCTGCACTGCCGTCTGCCACTGCAAAAGGAAAGAACGATCTAA
- a CDS encoding LysR family transcriptional regulator, producing MNLRFVETFVWVARLGSFRAAAERLNATQAAISNRIASLEAEMGCELFDRMPGGVRLSTIGQRAMQPAEELLKAATSFKVAIGSPQNLRATVSIGTIDSIVHAWLPRFIERVKERFPALGLDLNVDTSLAIGREISDRRLDLALLMGPVLSPGLKNIDLGTMECVWVAAPSFKLGGLDLRLQDLSGYPVLTFSRNSVPHIWLLRQFEELGVQPPVISNSNSLSAMSKLALDGVGVALLPLTMVAPMVADGVLERLSITPDFPALKLHAVYVDDPENLIPSMLSVIAREASLDTTGISA from the coding sequence ATGAATCTGCGTTTCGTCGAGACATTTGTGTGGGTCGCGCGGCTTGGAAGCTTTCGCGCAGCCGCTGAACGCTTGAACGCCACGCAAGCGGCCATCTCCAACCGCATCGCGAGCCTGGAGGCGGAGATGGGTTGCGAGCTGTTCGACCGGATGCCGGGTGGCGTGCGGCTCTCGACCATCGGCCAGCGCGCCATGCAGCCAGCAGAAGAACTGTTGAAGGCGGCGACCAGTTTTAAGGTCGCGATCGGCAGCCCTCAAAATCTGCGCGCAACGGTATCGATCGGAACGATCGATTCCATCGTTCATGCTTGGCTGCCGAGGTTCATCGAGCGGGTGAAGGAGCGTTTTCCCGCCCTCGGACTTGATCTCAATGTCGACACGTCGCTGGCGATCGGTCGAGAGATCAGCGACAGGCGGTTGGACCTTGCCCTTTTGATGGGACCGGTTTTGAGCCCCGGCCTCAAGAACATCGACCTCGGGACGATGGAATGCGTGTGGGTCGCCGCCCCCTCGTTCAAGCTCGGAGGCCTGGACTTGCGGCTGCAGGACCTCTCCGGCTATCCGGTGCTCACTTTCTCGCGCAACAGCGTGCCGCATATCTGGCTGCTCCGTCAGTTCGAAGAACTCGGGGTCCAGCCGCCGGTGATCTCCAACTCCAACTCGCTTTCGGCGATGTCGAAGCTCGCTCTCGACGGTGTCGGCGTCGCGTTACTGCCGTTAACAATGGTGGCGCCGATGGTGGCGGACGGAGTGCTTGAGCGGCTCTCGATCACACCGGACTTTCCCGCTCTGAAGCTTCATGCCGTTTACGTAGACGATCCAGAAAACCTAATTCCGTCAATGCTTTCGGTGATCGCGCGGGAAGCGTCGCTCGATACAACCGGCATTTCAGCTTAA
- a CDS encoding ABC transporter permease, with protein MSTVVALPRHWRDGNLAVILLLPIALINAVGFILPVLNLARYSFNRARIGGGMENVFTWENWAGLLSDPFYLELVFNSVWISLAITLTTLVASYPIALYLHRASGSWRTFLTVLVISPLLTSAVVRTYGWIAILTDDGPVVTAIKALGLPAPSLMFNIKGVFIGLTEILMPYMILALMAGFGRLDPRVEEAARTLGATPARTFWKVILPLTLPGIALGCLLCFVLAVSSFITPKLMGGGRVFLLATEIYDQAIVTLNWPLASTLSILVLIVFGAALWAYSAVLRRLD; from the coding sequence ATGAGCACAGTTGTCGCCCTTCCTCGCCATTGGCGCGACGGCAACCTTGCAGTCATTCTGCTGCTGCCAATTGCTTTGATCAATGCGGTCGGCTTCATCCTGCCGGTGCTTAACCTCGCGCGTTATTCCTTCAACAGGGCGCGCATCGGCGGTGGCATGGAGAATGTCTTCACATGGGAGAACTGGGCCGGGCTTTTGAGCGACCCGTTCTATCTTGAGCTGGTGTTCAACTCCGTCTGGATCAGCCTGGCGATCACGCTGACCACCCTCGTCGCCTCCTATCCGATCGCGCTTTATCTGCATCGCGCTTCCGGATCCTGGCGGACGTTTCTGACCGTCCTCGTGATCTCGCCGCTCCTGACCTCTGCGGTCGTCCGCACCTATGGCTGGATCGCAATTCTCACCGATGACGGCCCAGTCGTCACCGCCATCAAGGCACTTGGCCTGCCGGCGCCGAGCCTGATGTTCAACATCAAAGGCGTGTTTATCGGCCTCACGGAAATCCTGATGCCCTACATGATCCTTGCATTGATGGCTGGCTTCGGGCGACTTGATCCCCGTGTAGAAGAGGCCGCGCGCACTCTCGGTGCCACGCCAGCCCGGACCTTCTGGAAGGTGATCCTCCCGCTTACCCTGCCGGGTATCGCGCTCGGATGCCTGCTCTGCTTCGTGCTGGCCGTATCCTCGTTTATCACGCCCAAACTGATGGGTGGCGGACGTGTTTTCCTGCTCGCGACAGAGATCTACGACCAGGCCATCGTGACACTCAATTGGCCGCTCGCCTCGACGCTTTCGATCCTCGTACTCATCGTCTTCGGGGCGGCGCTCTGGGCCTATTCCGCCGTGCTGCGGCGCCTGGACTAG
- a CDS encoding ABC transporter substrate-binding protein encodes MTAMKLAARAGLTVLGFTLAANVAMADTVTLTVYAGIFQEKYTKAVVEPFMKANPDITVELYGTANSAQMLGTLRAQAGSPQIDIAIMDISVAKAATDEGIFAPMDDTVTKHLANLYPQAKVEGVNAVGVTFDNLVLLYNTDKVNQVPTSWNALWDRQYAKQVSIPAVPDIQGTTLTIVTDKMAGGTNYMESVDAGIKRLAELAPNVQTWEPRPDAYQPISSGTAAMGIGWNARAQVYSDLSNGKLGVALPQEGSGFQINVIGLVKGGPASESAKKFIDYALSPEAQAAFTEQMFYAPTNSKAVPLISDQALHRTTAGAMDRMIDINWLEVAKIRDAITEQWRRRVIPLSR; translated from the coding sequence ATGACCGCAATGAAACTCGCAGCCCGCGCCGGACTTACGGTGCTTGGCTTTACCTTAGCCGCAAACGTGGCGATGGCTGACACGGTGACACTGACCGTCTACGCAGGCATCTTTCAGGAGAAATACACCAAGGCCGTCGTCGAGCCTTTCATGAAAGCCAATCCGGATATTACGGTTGAGTTATATGGCACAGCCAACTCTGCTCAGATGTTGGGAACGCTGCGCGCTCAGGCCGGTTCGCCGCAGATTGATATCGCCATCATGGACATATCGGTAGCAAAGGCCGCCACCGACGAAGGCATCTTCGCCCCGATGGATGACACGGTAACAAAACACCTAGCGAACCTTTATCCGCAGGCCAAGGTGGAAGGGGTCAACGCCGTTGGCGTCACTTTCGACAACCTCGTGCTTCTCTATAATACCGACAAGGTCAACCAGGTGCCCACTTCATGGAACGCGCTCTGGGATAGACAATATGCCAAGCAGGTGTCCATCCCCGCCGTGCCGGACATTCAAGGCACAACGCTGACCATTGTCACTGACAAGATGGCTGGTGGTACGAATTACATGGAGAGTGTCGACGCGGGTATCAAGCGCCTTGCGGAGTTGGCACCCAACGTCCAGACATGGGAGCCGCGTCCTGACGCATATCAACCAATCTCCAGCGGCACAGCTGCGATGGGCATTGGCTGGAATGCCCGCGCCCAGGTCTATTCGGATCTTTCGAACGGCAAGCTGGGCGTCGCCTTGCCACAAGAAGGCAGCGGGTTCCAGATCAACGTGATCGGCCTTGTCAAAGGCGGTCCTGCCAGCGAAAGCGCCAAGAAGTTCATCGACTATGCGCTGAGCCCGGAGGCGCAAGCCGCCTTCACCGAGCAGATGTTTTACGCTCCCACCAACTCCAAGGCCGTACCGCTTATCTCGGACCAGGCGCTCCATCGCACCACTGCCGGGGCGATGGACAGGATGATCGACATCAATTGGCTAGAGGTCGCCAAGATCCGAGATGCCATTACCGAGCAGTGGCGCCGCCGCGTCATTCCGCTCAGCCGCTGA
- a CDS encoding RraA family protein translates to MFVVNPMPKQMAPALIKKMEQVETATVGHFLHSGFMDRELRAVLPEKRIGGTAVTVRLPHADSTILHYLTKLVRPGDFIVVDRCGDNKHACWGGVVTHSMKLGGIVGAVIDGPATDFSEIRRVDLPMWCRGPSPITTKILGLEGAINVPVSVGGQTVNPGDAIIADESGVLVLAPDQAEWAVDKAIGMQQSELVLLERLRKGEKLPDISGATKIVEASAA, encoded by the coding sequence ATGTTTGTCGTCAATCCCATGCCGAAGCAGATGGCGCCGGCGCTCATCAAAAAGATGGAACAGGTCGAGACCGCAACGGTCGGCCACTTCCTGCATTCGGGATTCATGGATCGTGAATTGCGCGCCGTCCTGCCCGAAAAGCGTATCGGCGGCACTGCGGTCACCGTCCGCCTGCCCCATGCAGACTCGACCATTCTGCACTACCTCACAAAACTGGTGCGTCCGGGCGATTTCATCGTCGTCGACCGCTGCGGCGACAACAAGCACGCCTGTTGGGGTGGCGTCGTGACCCACTCGATGAAGCTCGGAGGTATCGTCGGAGCCGTCATCGACGGACCTGCTACCGACTTCTCCGAAATCCGTCGTGTTGACCTGCCCATGTGGTGCCGCGGTCCCTCGCCGATCACGACCAAGATTCTGGGCCTCGAAGGCGCGATCAACGTACCGGTCTCGGTCGGGGGCCAGACGGTTAATCCGGGCGATGCCATCATTGCCGACGAGAGCGGCGTGCTCGTGCTCGCGCCCGATCAGGCTGAATGGGCCGTCGACAAAGCGATCGGCATGCAGCAGAGCGAGCTCGTGCTGCTGGAAAGACTACGCAAGGGCGAAAAACTGCCCGACATTTCCGGCGCAACGAAGATCGTGGAGGCATCGGCCGCCTGA